In Mycobacterium sp. Aquia_216, a genomic segment contains:
- a CDS encoding acyl-CoA dehydrogenase family protein — protein sequence MTTTITAGTLPKEYEDLRDTVAEFARTVVAPVSPKHDEEHSFPYEVVAKMGEMGLFGLPFPEEYGGMGGDYFALALALEELGKVDQSVAITLEAGVGLGAMPIYRFGTEEQKQKWLPDLVSGRALAGFGLTEPGAGSDAGGTRTTAKLDNGEWVVNGSKQFITNSGTDITSLVTVTAVTGTISDTKKEISTIVVPNGTPGFTVEPVYNKVGWNASDTHPLSFADARVPEENLLGARGRGYANFLSILDEGRIAIAALSTGAAQGCVDESVKYSKERQSFGQPIGSYQAISFKIARMEARAHVARTAYYDAAAKMLAGKPFKKEAAIAKMIASEAAMDNARDATQIHGGYGFMNEYPVARHYRDSKILEIGEGTTEVQLMLIARSLGLS from the coding sequence ATGACGACAACGATCACCGCGGGGACGTTACCCAAGGAATACGAAGATCTTCGTGACACCGTCGCCGAGTTCGCGCGCACGGTGGTCGCACCCGTATCGCCCAAACACGATGAGGAGCACAGCTTCCCGTACGAAGTCGTCGCCAAGATGGGCGAGATGGGGCTGTTCGGCCTGCCGTTCCCCGAGGAGTACGGCGGCATGGGCGGCGACTACTTCGCGCTGGCGCTGGCCCTCGAGGAACTGGGTAAGGTCGACCAGTCGGTGGCGATCACGCTGGAGGCTGGGGTGGGCCTGGGCGCTATGCCCATCTACCGGTTCGGCACCGAAGAGCAGAAGCAAAAGTGGCTGCCGGATCTCGTGTCCGGCCGCGCGCTTGCGGGCTTTGGGCTGACGGAGCCGGGCGCGGGTTCGGACGCCGGCGGCACCCGCACCACGGCCAAACTCGACAACGGCGAGTGGGTGGTCAACGGATCCAAGCAGTTCATCACCAACTCGGGCACTGACATCACCTCACTGGTCACCGTCACCGCGGTGACCGGGACGATCAGCGATACCAAGAAGGAGATCTCGACGATCGTCGTGCCCAACGGCACACCGGGATTCACCGTCGAACCGGTCTACAACAAGGTCGGCTGGAACGCATCGGACACCCACCCGCTGTCCTTCGCCGACGCCCGGGTCCCGGAGGAGAACCTGCTCGGCGCGCGTGGACGCGGTTACGCGAACTTCCTGTCGATCCTTGACGAAGGCCGCATCGCGATTGCCGCACTGTCGACCGGTGCGGCGCAAGGCTGCGTCGACGAGAGCGTCAAGTACTCCAAAGAGCGCCAATCCTTCGGGCAGCCGATCGGCTCCTACCAAGCGATCAGCTTCAAGATCGCCCGGATGGAGGCCCGTGCCCACGTCGCACGCACCGCCTACTACGATGCTGCTGCAAAGATGTTGGCGGGCAAGCCATTCAAAAAGGAGGCGGCGATCGCGAAGATGATCGCGTCGGAGGCGGCGATGGACAACGCCCGCGACGCTACCCAGATTCACGGCGGCTACGGCTTCATGAACGAGTATCCCGTGGCGCGTCACTATCGCGACAGCAAAATCCTCGAGATCGGCGAGGGCACCACCGAGGTGCAACTGATGCTCATTGCGCGATCGCTGGGACTCTCATGA
- a CDS encoding MaoC family dehydratase: MTDAERGGTSVVQRGLWFEEFEIGTTYLHRPGRTVTEADNVLFTTLTMNTQSLHLDAAWAAEQPGFRGERLVNSMFTLSTLVGLSVTQLTLGTVVANLGFSEVSFPKPVFHGDTLYAETVCTGKRESKSRPGEGIVALEHTGRNQDGDIVARAVRTTLVHKRPASETSGEEPR; the protein is encoded by the coding sequence ATGACCGACGCCGAACGAGGCGGCACATCGGTTGTGCAGCGGGGCTTGTGGTTTGAGGAGTTCGAGATCGGCACCACCTACCTGCATCGGCCCGGGCGCACCGTCACCGAGGCCGACAACGTGTTGTTCACCACGCTGACCATGAACACCCAGTCGCTGCATCTCGACGCGGCGTGGGCCGCCGAACAGCCGGGCTTTCGCGGCGAGCGGCTGGTCAATTCGATGTTCACTCTTTCGACGCTGGTCGGGCTTTCGGTCACCCAGCTGACGCTGGGCACCGTCGTGGCCAACCTTGGTTTCTCCGAGGTGTCCTTCCCCAAGCCGGTCTTCCATGGCGACACGCTGTATGCCGAGACCGTCTGCACCGGCAAGCGCGAGTCGAAGAGCCGGCCCGGCGAAGGCATCGTCGCGCTCGAGCACACCGGCCGCAACCAGGATGGCGATATCGTGGCGCGTGCTGTGCGCACCACCCTGGTGCACAAGCGACCAGCCTCCGAAACAAGCGGGGAGGAGCCCCGATGA